From the Bdellovibrionota bacterium genome, one window contains:
- the rmuC gene encoding DNA recombination protein RmuC — translation MESIIGLLGWVVSFALGAYLFKVKSELAREKTEKELRVQETDKRLAEQKSFFQDTQNQMEKIFKGLASETLESQSKNFLNLATERLDKKTTEANGTLNEKVLEFQKLLNPMKDTLSKLQTDLTTVEKERNEQFGKIAQQLTQVTITSEKLKEEASSLSKALRRPEVRGSWGEIQLKRVVELAGMNQFCDFDEQVAVRDGEKNLQKPDLIVRLPNNRVVVVDSKAVLDAFLDAVDAPTPEEKKKALERHARNLRTRVQDLSKKSYWEQFEHSAEFAVLFIPNEALLGAAVEIDKSIIEDALKEKIIIATPTTLVALLKAIAYGWSQNQITENAQGMINQAKEFYDRLTPWLKHLSKLGANLEGAVKSYNDSMSSLDTRVLPSVRKLKELGFQDREEHIKLESIDLTLKHTELEE, via the coding sequence ATGGAAAGCATTATTGGACTATTAGGGTGGGTAGTGAGTTTTGCTCTTGGCGCTTATCTTTTTAAAGTGAAGTCGGAATTGGCTAGGGAAAAAACTGAGAAAGAGCTCCGAGTTCAAGAAACGGACAAGCGTTTGGCAGAGCAAAAATCTTTCTTCCAGGATACACAAAACCAAATGGAAAAGATTTTTAAAGGGCTAGCATCTGAAACCTTAGAGAGCCAGTCCAAAAACTTTTTAAATCTAGCGACAGAGAGATTGGACAAAAAGACTACGGAAGCCAATGGGACATTGAATGAAAAGGTTTTGGAATTTCAAAAACTTTTAAACCCAATGAAGGACACGCTCTCGAAACTTCAAACAGATTTAACGACGGTAGAAAAAGAAAGAAACGAGCAGTTTGGAAAGATCGCTCAACAATTGACTCAAGTGACAATCACGAGTGAAAAATTAAAAGAAGAGGCGAGCTCACTTTCAAAAGCACTAAGACGTCCCGAAGTTCGTGGCAGTTGGGGTGAGATCCAGTTGAAACGTGTGGTGGAACTTGCGGGCATGAATCAGTTCTGTGATTTTGACGAACAAGTGGCTGTAAGAGACGGGGAAAAGAATTTGCAGAAGCCTGATCTGATCGTTAGACTTCCTAATAATCGTGTGGTGGTGGTGGATTCCAAGGCAGTTCTCGATGCATTCCTTGATGCTGTAGATGCTCCAACTCCAGAAGAAAAAAAGAAGGCTCTAGAAAGACACGCTAGAAACCTAAGAACAAGAGTTCAAGACCTTTCCAAGAAAAGTTATTGGGAACAATTCGAACATTCTGCAGAATTTGCGGTATTGTTTATTCCTAACGAAGCACTTTTGGGCGCAGCGGTTGAAATCGATAAATCAATTATAGAAGATGCGCTAAAAGAAAAAATCATCATCGCAACTCCAACGACTCTTGTGGCATTGCTTAAGGCGATTGCTTACGGTTGGAGCCAAAATCAAATTACAGAAAATGCGCAAGGGATGATCAATCAGGCAAAGGAATTCTACGATCGATTGACTCCATGGCTTAAGCATTTATCAAAACTGGGCGCCAACCTTGAGGGTGCCGTAAAGTCCTACAATGATTCTATGAGTTCATTGGATACAAGGGTGCTCCCGTCGGTCAGAAAGCTCAAGGAACTTGGGTTCCAGGATCGGGAAGAGCATATAAAGCTTGAGTCTATTGATTTGACTTTGAAGCATACAGAGTTAGAAGAATAG
- a CDS encoding thioredoxin family protein, with product MRILVLMVLLVGMTLINSQTYAQEQNSLEKASGAVVTDKKTMWGKAPGESLLKPMLNKYVVNEMIDIRPIEGHHFNLKANNNCNLVKPQTLKPEFMQCQFEESGMYKINAYICDDKESFCKFEKLDVLVSAPRGYKKAMKKRVSSNILYVPKAELSAPPGFVKNRDQFAIAEAKKKNQPLLIVFSAQWCPACNMLDENVWQNKKFQDQAKGVVKLILDVDSDISWDLKEKFKIGGYPTTVLTTSTLNEIGRFVGYRTETAVSNWLGAQLAQKDNPIEMVVSKVEKGMALEKDVLRLAQWQLDRDEPANTKITLLKQTSPEAKKLSLIADYKIFENDNKPKEAAEVLAKLIDENPKDILASQWAMALSEKDPEALKKRIEKVKESVATWAAGTEIDSSEFTRAELYYNLGSAFENLEEGTSSRQNFASCAEDYKKISEKSPLKTPRGAQMERGFCLVKAGMNEEALKIFGDLVKIYRTEFAFNYYYAKALFDTGSVDKAYIYAKSALEGSYGDNMIRAAVLKAQIELEQKKLNIAESTLTKTLEKVYLPSTTQIRSHRYVANLKGLLAKIQIQKEALKTRGKESDDAKKTE from the coding sequence ATGAGAATTTTAGTTTTAATGGTATTGTTAGTTGGGATGACTTTAATAAACTCACAGACATATGCGCAGGAGCAAAATAGCTTAGAAAAAGCATCAGGAGCCGTAGTGACAGACAAAAAAACCATGTGGGGAAAAGCTCCAGGGGAGTCGCTCTTAAAACCCATGCTCAATAAATATGTAGTGAACGAGATGATTGATATTCGTCCCATAGAAGGTCATCACTTCAACCTTAAGGCCAACAACAATTGCAACCTTGTTAAGCCTCAAACTCTTAAGCCAGAATTCATGCAATGTCAGTTTGAAGAGTCGGGGATGTATAAAATCAATGCTTACATCTGTGATGATAAAGAAAGTTTCTGTAAGTTTGAAAAATTAGATGTGCTAGTGAGCGCGCCGAGAGGTTACAAGAAGGCCATGAAGAAAAGAGTTTCTTCAAATATTTTGTATGTTCCTAAGGCAGAACTCAGTGCTCCTCCGGGATTTGTGAAAAACCGTGATCAATTTGCAATTGCTGAAGCGAAAAAGAAAAACCAGCCTCTGCTGATTGTGTTCTCGGCTCAGTGGTGCCCAGCATGCAACATGCTAGATGAAAACGTATGGCAAAACAAAAAGTTCCAAGATCAGGCCAAGGGCGTTGTGAAATTGATCTTGGATGTGGATTCAGATATTTCTTGGGACCTAAAAGAAAAATTCAAAATCGGTGGATACCCAACGACAGTTCTAACAACCTCGACATTGAATGAGATTGGAAGATTTGTAGGTTATAGAACCGAAACGGCAGTTTCAAATTGGTTAGGTGCACAGCTAGCACAAAAAGACAATCCAATCGAGATGGTGGTGTCTAAAGTTGAAAAAGGTATGGCGCTAGAAAAAGACGTCCTTAGACTTGCTCAATGGCAACTCGATAGAGACGAACCTGCCAACACCAAGATCACGCTCTTAAAGCAAACAAGTCCTGAGGCCAAGAAACTTTCTTTGATTGCAGATTATAAAATTTTTGAAAATGACAATAAGCCAAAAGAAGCCGCGGAAGTTCTCGCAAAACTTATCGATGAAAATCCAAAAGATATTTTAGCTAGCCAATGGGCGATGGCTCTTTCAGAAAAAGATCCAGAAGCACTTAAGAAGAGAATTGAGAAGGTAAAAGAAAGCGTTGCCACTTGGGCCGCAGGGACCGAGATTGATTCTTCTGAGTTTACTAGAGCTGAACTCTACTACAATTTGGGAAGTGCTTTTGAGAATCTAGAGGAGGGCACATCATCTCGCCAAAACTTTGCGTCTTGTGCAGAAGACTACAAAAAGATTTCAGAAAAATCTCCTCTCAAGACTCCTCGTGGTGCTCAGATGGAGAGAGGTTTTTGTTTGGTGAAGGCGGGAATGAACGAAGAAGCGTTAAAAATCTTTGGTGATCTCGTAAAAATTTACAGAACAGAGTTTGCGTTCAACTATTACTATGCAAAGGCACTTTTTGATACTGGGAGCGTGGATAAGGCTTACATTTATGCGAAGAGCGCGCTTGAAGGTTCTTATGGCGACAATATGATCAGAGCTGCCGTATTGAAGGCGCAAATTGAATTAGAACAAAAGAAACTGAACATTGCGGAAAGCACGCTTACAAAAACTTTAGAAAAAGTATATTTGCCATCCACGACTCAGATTAGATCTCACAGATACGTGGCAAATCTAAAAGGGTTATTGGCAAAGATCCAAATCCAAAAAGAAGCTTTGAAAACTCGCGGCAAAGAATCCGATGACGCAAAAAAGACGGAATAG
- a CDS encoding glycosyltransferase family 2 protein: MEKRPITLVIITLNEEENIARCIESVPWADEVIVLDSESKDKTREIASSLGAKVHVQKFLGFRDQKQRATDIAKNDWILALDADEALSLGLSQEILQTFDTTPIQDGYRMPRLSFHLGRWIKHGGWYPDRQLRFFNRKKAKWGGGHVHEKIECENIGTFQNNLLHYVFRDLKHQVDANNRYSSLGAQDLYDRGKKFSLVKLLLKPISKFLETYVWKLGFLDGLPGFIISVGAAYSVFLKFSKLKELQQVVKRKEQQEKDVRSIELGMT; the protein is encoded by the coding sequence ATGGAAAAAAGACCAATAACTCTTGTGATTATCACTCTCAACGAAGAAGAAAATATTGCTCGTTGCATAGAGAGCGTTCCGTGGGCCGATGAAGTCATTGTTTTAGATTCGGAGAGCAAGGACAAAACAAGAGAGATCGCATCTTCCCTAGGGGCAAAAGTTCACGTGCAAAAGTTCTTAGGATTCAGAGATCAAAAACAAAGAGCTACGGATATTGCAAAAAACGATTGGATATTGGCGTTGGATGCAGACGAAGCCCTCTCCCTCGGACTCTCCCAAGAAATTTTGCAAACATTTGATACAACTCCCATCCAAGACGGCTACAGAATGCCAAGACTCAGCTTTCATCTGGGCAGATGGATCAAGCACGGTGGTTGGTACCCTGACAGGCAATTGAGATTTTTTAATCGCAAGAAAGCAAAATGGGGCGGCGGTCACGTTCACGAAAAAATTGAATGTGAAAATATCGGCACATTTCAGAACAATCTTTTGCATTATGTATTTAGAGATTTAAAACACCAAGTGGATGCGAACAATCGCTATTCCTCTTTGGGTGCGCAGGATTTGTATGATCGTGGAAAGAAATTTTCTCTAGTGAAACTTCTTTTGAAGCCGATTTCAAAATTTTTAGAGACTTATGTTTGGAAATTAGGATTTTTAGATGGCCTTCCGGGATTTATTATTTCGGTGGGAGCAGCGTATTCGGTATTTTTGAAGTTTTCGAAATTAAAAGAACTTCAACAAGTAGTTAAGAGAAAAGAACAACAAGAAAAAGATGTTCGATCAATCGAATTGGGGATGACATGA